From Halanaeroarchaeum sulfurireducens, a single genomic window includes:
- a CDS encoding site-specific integrase, whose protein sequence is MTAPADEIQSLRSRIDTGEDIDDGDQEALLQFDDALTLLSTTYSDHRHLKLLRHLTIIAESVGGIAEALEDRDAAETIVRWINRSYDNEETNRDYRVALKVFGRRVSEENGDEPPDSLDWVPSGTSNNYDPAPDPTQMLDWDDDVLPMIEATKSTRDAAAIALQFDAGLRGWEFKDMTVGAITDHKHGLQATVDGKQGPRTVTLIPSVPHVQRWLTDHPAHRDPNAPLWSKLNAPEEMSYNMILNMFKRPAKRAGISKPVTPTNFRKSSASHLASRGMNQAHIEEHHGWVRGSDVAVRYVSVFADDADRELARIHGLDIEEDEPEPLAPRTCPRCGEQTPQDRDLCVWCGQALEPEAADKADRLDDLIVESLADATGDDARRLMEFREAARENPRLRAEAIDEIATLLDAH, encoded by the coding sequence ATGACAGCCCCAGCCGACGAAATTCAGTCGCTTCGCTCCCGAATCGACACCGGCGAAGACATCGACGATGGCGACCAGGAGGCACTCCTCCAGTTCGACGATGCCCTCACGCTTCTCTCGACGACGTACTCGGACCATCGCCATTTGAAGTTGCTTCGACATTTGACAATCATCGCCGAGAGCGTCGGTGGGATCGCCGAGGCCCTCGAAGATCGAGATGCTGCTGAGACCATCGTCCGATGGATCAACCGATCCTACGACAACGAGGAAACGAATCGGGATTACCGAGTCGCACTGAAGGTCTTCGGGCGCCGTGTCTCCGAGGAGAACGGTGACGAGCCCCCGGACTCGCTGGACTGGGTCCCATCCGGAACGTCGAATAACTACGACCCCGCGCCAGACCCGACGCAGATGCTCGACTGGGACGACGATGTCCTCCCGATGATCGAGGCGACGAAAAGCACTCGCGACGCTGCGGCGATCGCGTTGCAGTTCGATGCCGGCCTCCGCGGGTGGGAGTTCAAAGATATGACCGTTGGCGCGATTACCGACCACAAACACGGCCTGCAGGCCACCGTCGATGGCAAACAGGGGCCCCGGACGGTCACGTTGATCCCCTCTGTCCCGCACGTGCAACGATGGCTTACGGACCATCCGGCTCACAGGGATCCGAACGCGCCCCTCTGGAGCAAGCTCAACGCTCCCGAGGAGATGAGCTACAACATGATCCTCAACATGTTCAAGCGTCCCGCAAAGCGGGCAGGCATCTCCAAGCCCGTGACGCCGACGAACTTCCGGAAGTCCTCGGCATCGCATCTCGCTAGCCGCGGAATGAACCAGGCCCACATCGAAGAGCATCACGGGTGGGTGCGCGGGAGTGACGTTGCGGTCCGGTACGTCTCGGTGTTCGCGGACGACGCCGATAGAGAGCTCGCGAGGATTCACGGTCTCGATATCGAAGAGGACGAGCCCGAACCGCTCGCCCCGCGCACGTGCCCGCGATGTGGTGAACAGACGCCCCAGGATCGCGATCTCTGTGTCTGGTGTGGGCAGGCACTCGAACCCGAGGCAGCCGACAAAGCCGACCGATTGGACGACCTGATCGTCGAAAGTCTCGCCGACGCCACTGGAGACGACGCCAGGCGATTGATGGAGTTCAGAGAGGCCGCCCGGGAGAACCCCCGCCTGCGGGCCGAGGCGATCGACGAAATCGCCACGTTGCTCGACGCTCATTAG
- a CDS encoding histidine kinase N-terminal 7TM domain-containing protein: protein MLYPTVLLGALSTSIVVGVTAAILSWREIPRPGARWLSLLLFGQVWWSMSTFFRVRSSVIEVKEFWLQIGWIGVVIIPLAWILFAFEYSGRDWYVKSRTIGALSIIPLLTIVIVATTPFHDLLTVTPVGYGPSGILRVEFAGVWYWVIASYTYLLGAAGLLLLTDLIASQAFMFQKQGVALFVGLVFPWATNVLTVTGILDLGIDPTPLAFAPSGVVYLLAIRRFRLLRANPAPTRRARQMVFDEVQEGAIIVDTDDNVIDLNKQAEQILDISRCDAIGSFASTIIPTYDTLSKADSFEDYLSIETGQGERHFEVEIRSITATSDRPIGRLVTINEVTDLLRQQQRLEVLHRVLRHNIRTETNLILGHAENVEGEAADSIQAAARTIGTLGEKGREAIDLFSRARSETELRNLHQMLEWTITKIEANHPEVTIQYEYDGPPVAVDALLDVVFRNVVENAAAHNEGPDRQVWIEAAADEQRATIRIADDGPGIREHEVSVLSQRTETSLEHGSGIGLWIIKWGTDLVDGDVEFAEREPGGTAVTIEVPVIPDEK, encoded by the coding sequence ATGCTCTATCCGACAGTCCTCCTGGGGGCCCTCTCGACGTCGATCGTCGTGGGGGTAACTGCGGCCATTCTCTCCTGGCGGGAGATCCCGCGACCGGGAGCCAGGTGGCTCTCCCTTCTCCTTTTCGGGCAAGTGTGGTGGTCGATGTCGACGTTCTTCCGCGTGAGGAGTTCCGTAATCGAGGTCAAGGAATTCTGGTTACAAATTGGGTGGATCGGCGTGGTGATCATCCCGCTTGCCTGGATCCTCTTCGCGTTCGAGTATTCGGGGCGTGATTGGTACGTCAAAAGCCGAACCATCGGCGCACTCTCGATTATTCCACTGCTCACCATCGTGATCGTTGCGACGACCCCATTCCACGACCTCCTGACGGTTACCCCAGTCGGCTACGGACCGTCGGGCATCCTGCGCGTGGAGTTCGCCGGCGTGTGGTACTGGGTGATCGCGAGTTATACCTACCTCCTCGGTGCCGCCGGACTCCTCCTGTTGACGGACTTGATCGCGAGCCAGGCGTTCATGTTTCAAAAGCAGGGGGTGGCACTCTTCGTCGGGCTGGTATTCCCGTGGGCGACAAACGTCCTCACCGTGACGGGAATCCTGGACCTCGGTATCGATCCGACCCCGCTCGCGTTCGCACCTTCGGGCGTGGTGTACCTCCTCGCGATCCGCCGATTTCGCTTGCTCCGGGCGAACCCGGCCCCGACCAGACGGGCCAGGCAGATGGTTTTCGACGAGGTCCAGGAAGGAGCTATCATCGTCGACACGGACGACAACGTCATCGATTTGAACAAACAGGCCGAACAAATCCTCGATATCTCCCGTTGCGATGCGATTGGGAGTTTCGCGTCCACGATTATACCCACCTACGACACGCTTTCGAAGGCAGATTCGTTCGAGGATTACCTCTCTATCGAGACCGGGCAAGGTGAGCGGCATTTCGAGGTCGAAATCCGTTCGATTACTGCCACTAGCGATCGTCCCATCGGTCGGCTCGTGACAATCAACGAGGTCACCGACCTATTGCGCCAACAGCAGCGCCTGGAGGTGCTCCATCGCGTGCTTCGTCACAATATACGAACCGAAACCAACCTCATACTCGGCCACGCAGAGAATGTCGAGGGAGAGGCCGCCGACTCGATTCAGGCCGCCGCCCGCACGATCGGGACTCTCGGAGAGAAAGGGAGGGAGGCGATCGACCTGTTCAGCAGGGCGAGATCCGAGACCGAACTCCGCAACCTCCACCAGATGCTAGAATGGACGATTACCAAGATCGAAGCGAATCACCCCGAAGTGACGATCCAGTACGAGTACGATGGCCCACCGGTTGCGGTGGACGCCCTCCTCGACGTGGTTTTCCGAAACGTTGTCGAGAACGCCGCAGCGCACAACGAGGGGCCCGATCGGCAGGTGTGGATCGAGGCCGCTGCCGACGAACAGCGAGCAACCATTCGGATCGCCGACGATGGACCTGGCATCAGAGAGCACGAGGTGTCGGTCCTTTCCCAGCGGACAGAGACCTCCCTGGAGCACGGTAGCGGCATTGGTCTTTGGATCATCAAATGGGGAACCGATCTTGTCGACGGAGACGTGGAGTTCGCGGAACGGGAGCCCGGGGGGACCGCAGTGACGATCGAGGTGCCCGTGATACCGGATGAGAAGTGA
- a CDS encoding UPF0175 family protein, whose product MASSSSESSDELATAVGRYVLGDLSLGRAAEAAGMSRWEFEEVLEDAGFASFYGPRSADQLHREIDVGLDLGE is encoded by the coding sequence ATGGCGTCTTCAAGCAGCGAATCCTCAGATGAGCTGGCGACCGCCGTCGGTCGATACGTGCTCGGCGATCTGTCGCTCGGCCGGGCTGCTGAAGCAGCGGGTATGTCCCGCTGGGAGTTCGAAGAAGTGCTCGAAGACGCGGGCTTTGCATCCTTCTATGGGCCTCGGAGTGCTGACCAACTCCACCGCGAGATTGATGTCGGCCTCGACCTCGGCGAATAG
- a CDS encoding PIN domain-containing protein, which translates to MKLVIDANVVISALIADSKTRELIVTLEPDLLTPAYVYDEIENYEELIVEKSGMEPGRVAQFIELLFQYIEVVPADDFYPAIERADEAIGDTDPDDVLYLACALASDGVIWSDDSDFEDQELVEWYSTSDVIDSFDTR; encoded by the coding sequence ATGAAGCTGGTCATCGACGCCAACGTCGTCATCTCCGCACTCATCGCCGACTCGAAAACGCGCGAGCTCATCGTCACGCTCGAACCTGATCTCTTGACACCCGCGTACGTCTACGATGAAATCGAGAATTACGAGGAATTGATCGTGGAGAAGTCCGGGATGGAGCCTGGTCGAGTAGCACAGTTCATTGAACTTCTGTTCCAGTACATCGAAGTCGTTCCTGCTGACGATTTCTATCCGGCTATCGAGCGGGCAGACGAAGCAATCGGCGATACCGACCCAGACGATGTCCTCTATCTGGCGTGTGCTCTAGCCAGCGATGGGGTCATCTGGAGTGACGATTCCGACTTCGAAGATCAGGAGCTGGTCGAGTGGTACTCGACGAGCGATGTGATCGACTCGTTCGACACACGTTGA
- a CDS encoding DUF7342 family protein has translation MTESPRDGVQSWTESMSARDRIRAVAESLREPRSVNWISEQADAAWSTTNEELQDLVDQGQLRRVEAGETTRYQPDYTRLLFEEIRTLIEENTREELRNELAAITEEIEEWEATYDVETWEELEQSLADGDLASAELRERRDVIAFWRENEEDRHLIKHALELYSDVEAAREQMADVADRATS, from the coding sequence ATGACCGAATCCCCGCGAGATGGGGTCCAATCGTGGACTGAGTCGATGAGCGCCCGCGACCGCATTCGGGCGGTCGCCGAGTCACTTCGCGAACCCCGCTCAGTCAACTGGATCAGCGAGCAGGCTGATGCCGCCTGGAGCACGACCAACGAGGAACTCCAGGATCTCGTCGACCAGGGGCAACTACGTCGTGTAGAGGCCGGCGAGACCACGCGCTATCAGCCCGACTACACGCGCCTGCTCTTCGAGGAAATCCGCACGCTCATCGAGGAAAACACCCGTGAGGAGCTACGCAACGAACTGGCGGCGATTACCGAGGAGATCGAGGAGTGGGAGGCGACCTACGACGTCGAGACGTGGGAAGAGCTCGAACAGTCGCTCGCCGACGGCGACCTCGCAAGTGCCGAGCTCCGCGAACGCCGCGACGTCATTGCGTTCTGGCGCGAGAACGAGGAGGATCGCCACCTCATCAAGCACGCACTGGAACTCTACTCCGACGTCGAAGCCGCCCGCGAACAGATGGCTGACGTGGCTGACCGCGCCACGAGCTAA
- a CDS encoding UbiA family prenyltransferase: MSKQTTTSTVTPTLLPKGYWQIVALLLGYGHTLKRIAVFTQLDVVLIGIVGSLLVTYVLGLQLTLAPGVVALVVFAVYVGDRISDIKREPESTSERNAFMKHHRTVLSVASAMSYGLAVAIAAYGGPVALVLTLVPGIAWVLYASEVTEDAVPVIIRLKKFVVLNSAIVAAGWATALVAIPVAFADQGVGPVGMVLFVYFFIDIFIGTEIANFRDMADDARNGVTTLPLALGVRRSRQLLHVINVFLVAILLVAFVHELLSLAFLGAALLGRLYTAGLQGFIGRTERHRLLEFLYEMDHVVVATLFITVLFA; this comes from the coding sequence ATGTCGAAACAAACAACAACTTCGACGGTCACCCCAACCCTTCTGCCGAAAGGGTACTGGCAAATCGTCGCCCTGTTATTGGGGTACGGACACACACTGAAACGGATCGCAGTCTTCACGCAACTGGATGTCGTCCTCATCGGGATTGTGGGGTCGCTTCTCGTTACGTACGTTTTGGGACTCCAGCTGACGCTGGCCCCCGGAGTCGTCGCGCTCGTGGTTTTTGCCGTGTACGTGGGCGACCGAATCAGCGACATCAAACGCGAGCCAGAATCAACATCAGAGCGGAACGCGTTTATGAAACATCACCGGACCGTGCTCTCTGTGGCGTCGGCCATGTCGTACGGACTCGCCGTCGCGATCGCCGCCTATGGTGGGCCGGTGGCGCTTGTGCTTACGCTCGTGCCGGGCATCGCCTGGGTCCTGTACGCCTCGGAGGTGACCGAGGACGCTGTCCCCGTGATAATACGACTGAAAAAATTCGTCGTCCTGAACTCGGCCATCGTCGCGGCCGGCTGGGCGACCGCACTCGTGGCCATTCCGGTGGCCTTCGCTGATCAGGGCGTCGGACCCGTCGGGATGGTCCTCTTTGTCTACTTCTTCATCGACATCTTCATCGGAACCGAAATCGCGAACTTCCGGGACATGGCCGATGACGCGAGAAACGGCGTGACCACGTTGCCGCTCGCCCTGGGGGTTCGACGGTCACGACAGCTACTGCACGTGATCAACGTGTTTCTCGTTGCAATCCTTTTGGTCGCGTTCGTCCACGAGTTGCTCTCGCTCGCCTTCCTCGGGGCGGCATTGCTCGGCCGACTCTACACAGCCGGTCTCCAGGGGTTTATCGGCCGAACGGAACGACACCGGCTTCTGGAGTTCCTCTACGAGATGGATCACGTCGTGGTCGCGACCCTCTTCATCACAGTCCTCTTTGCATAG